From a region of the Neobacillus niacini genome:
- a CDS encoding VOC family protein has translation MSLPEIAKLGHVALVSSDLEKSLWFFKELIGLEETEEVNGTHYLRAWGDFEHHTLSITAGEKSYVDHIAWRTKRPEDVEQFAHLLEEAGTEVNWVEAGVEAGQGRAIRFKLPSKHRFEIYYDMEKTLAEPSKRSVLKNQTYKSWAKGVSPRRIDHVNILSSLKANVISDYLMEKLGFKMRECVKAPDESLIGAWLSVTPLVHDIAVSHDPFSPSTHQIHHLSYWLDNAQDLLRAADILAEHGIKFKGPGKHGISQAMYLYVVDPGSGVRLELYTNGYLIFEPDWEPIVWTLDEMDVGFTFWGDQTDTLPENNPTIEA, from the coding sequence ATGAGTTTACCAGAAATCGCAAAGTTAGGACACGTAGCTCTAGTCTCGTCAGACCTTGAAAAATCACTTTGGTTCTTTAAGGAATTGATTGGATTAGAAGAAACAGAAGAAGTAAATGGCACGCATTATTTACGCGCATGGGGAGACTTTGAACATCACACATTATCAATAACAGCTGGCGAAAAGTCGTATGTTGATCATATTGCCTGGCGAACAAAGCGTCCGGAAGATGTAGAGCAATTTGCTCATCTGCTCGAGGAGGCAGGCACAGAAGTAAACTGGGTGGAGGCTGGAGTAGAAGCAGGGCAAGGAAGAGCCATTCGTTTTAAATTGCCGAGTAAACACCGTTTCGAAATTTATTATGATATGGAAAAAACACTAGCTGAGCCATCTAAACGTTCAGTGTTAAAGAACCAGACATATAAATCATGGGCAAAAGGCGTTTCACCACGAAGAATTGACCATGTTAATATCCTATCATCCTTAAAGGCAAATGTGATTTCAGATTATTTAATGGAAAAGCTAGGTTTTAAAATGAGAGAATGCGTTAAAGCTCCGGATGAATCATTAATTGGTGCATGGTTAAGCGTAACTCCTTTGGTTCATGATATTGCCGTAAGTCATGATCCATTCTCGCCATCAACACATCAAATTCACCATTTGTCTTACTGGCTGGATAATGCTCAAGATTTGCTGCGTGCAGCAGACATCTTAGCGGAACATGGAATCAAATTTAAAGGCCCAGGTAAGCATGGTATTTCACAAGCAATGTACTTATATGTGGTCGATCCAGGAAGTGGAGTACGCTTGGAGTTGTACACCAATGGCTATTTGATTTTTGAACCAGACTGGGAGCCAATTGTCTGGACGTTAGATGAGATGGATGTCGGTTTTACCTTCTGGGGTGATCAAACAGACACGTTACCAGAAAACAATCCGACTATTGAAGCTTAA
- a CDS encoding flavin reductase family protein produces the protein MDDRQFRTAMGKFATGVTVIATDVDGDVHGMTANAFMSVSLDPKLVVISIGEKARILEKIKQSQTFSVNILAADQQELSMIFAGQLKEHREVEFDRLDGKPVLNGAVAQIACEVSTVHVEGDHTLFIGKVTDIHLEDAEPLIFYSGKYRALAEAVTV, from the coding sequence ATGGATGACCGTCAATTTCGAACCGCAATGGGAAAATTTGCAACAGGTGTAACCGTAATTGCTACTGATGTGGATGGGGATGTACATGGCATGACAGCAAATGCCTTCATGTCTGTGTCACTTGACCCGAAACTAGTAGTAATCTCAATTGGTGAAAAGGCAAGGATTCTTGAGAAAATTAAACAAAGCCAAACGTTTTCAGTAAATATTTTAGCTGCTGACCAACAGGAACTTTCGATGATTTTTGCGGGACAGTTGAAGGAACACCGCGAAGTAGAATTTGACCGTCTAGATGGGAAGCCCGTACTAAACGGGGCAGTTGCACAAATTGCTTGTGAAGTATCTACTGTACATGTTGAAGGAGATCACACACTATTCATTGGAAAAGTAACCGATATTCATTTAGAAGATGCTGAACCACTCATTTTTTATAGTGGAAAGTACCGGGCTTTAGCTGAAGCTGTAACGGTATAA